In a genomic window of Gouania willdenowi chromosome 11, fGouWil2.1, whole genome shotgun sequence:
- the LOC114472593 gene encoding relaxin-3 receptor 1-like, with protein MSNDDFKRLEFFRTILSGCSVGKFCNSSHLFFPNTSAESLLGHHDDGPPWLRIVVSVVYFVVATAGVLGNLLVMFLLYSTHTITTGNINFFVFNLALAQLLFSLALPFWAVEAAMDYSWPFGLNMCKAVSLLTGLNVFASCFFLTAMSLMRYCYVASALKPSASLCSRSSTSPLVTAFIWATALIAAAPRAVFADLRLVGNDTACLYRFPKGTAWLGINHLVRVLLGFLLPHAIILLSYLLLLRFLCRHKLKGSHSRRNADISKSVAVVVLSFCACWFPYNILTLWGVLIQLDIVDFSPSFYLTHTYFFPLANCLAFTSSCFNPVIYCLVRKEYRMALNNVVFKLTMTILSKMPYNSEEVPGPTGQIGIPLHHMFKETSTNTNRYTPVSAIPTAVTTQ; from the coding sequence ATGTCAAACGATGACTTTAAGAGGCTTGAGTTCTTCAGAACCATCCTGAGTGGATGCAGTGTAGGGAAGTTCTGTAACAGCTCTCATCTGTTCTTTCCCAACACGAGCGCTGAGAGCCTTCTGGGGCATCATGACGACGGGCCCCCCTGGTTGAGAATTGTGGTATCTGTGGTGTACTTTGTCGTGGCCACGGCTGGAGTTCTGGGGAACCTGTTGGTGATGTTCCTCCTGTATTCCACTCACACTATCACCACTGGCAACATCAacttctttgtttttaacttagCTTTGGCTCAGCTGCTCTTTTCTCTGGCCTTACCTTTTTGGGCCGTGGAAGCCGCAATGGACTACAGCTGGCCTTTTGGTTTGAATATGTGCAAGGCCGTTTCCTTACTCACTGGGCTGAACGTCTTCGCTAGTTGCTTTTTCCTGACAGCCATGAGTTTGATGCGCTACTGTTACGTGGCTAGCGCACTCAAACCCAGTGCCTCCCTGTGCAGCAGATCTTCTACTTCCCCACTGGTCACTGCTTTTATCTGGGCCACGGCGCTCATCGCAGCAGCACCTCGAGCTGTTTTTGCAGACCTGAGGCTGGTGGGCAACGACACAGCGTGCCTATACCGTTTCCCAAAAGGCACAGCCTGGCTCGGAATAAACCATCTCGTGCGAGTGTTGCTAGGTTTTCTACTGCCCCACGCCATAATCCTCCTGTCCTACCTGCTCCTGCTGCGATTCCTCTGTCGTCACAAACTGAAAGGAAGCCATTCTCGCAGAAACGCTGACATCTCCAAATCTGTGGCGGTGGTGGTGCTTTCGTTCTGCGCTTGCTGGTTCCCGTACAACATTCTCACGCTCTGGGGTGTTCTGATCCAGCTGGACATTGTAGACTTCAGCCCTTCTTTCTATCTGACACATACCTACTTCTTCCCTCTGGCTAACTGCTTGGCTTTTACCAGCAGCTGCTTCAACCCCGTCATCTACTGCCTTGTGAGGAAGGAGTACCGCATGGCTCTCAACAACGTGGTCTTCAAACTGACCATGACCATTCTGTCCAAAATGCCCTATAACTCTGAGGAGGTGCCAGGGCCAACTGGACAGATAGGCATCCCACTCCACCACATGTTCAAGGAGACGTCCACAAACACTAATAGATATACACCAGTGTCGGCAATCCCTACTGCAGTGACCACTCAGTGA